The Tistrella mobilis genome window below encodes:
- a CDS encoding shikimate dehydrogenase, whose protein sequence is MTEPLHPVWISGAARLAGVIGHPVTHSRSPRLHGFWLARHRIDGAYLPLAIRPGDLAETLPALPRMGFRGVNLTLPHKELVLPLCDEVEPVARAIGAVNTLVFGEDHRITGTNTDAWGFGAALAAGAPARDATAPALVLGAGGAARAVVYALAEAGAERILIANRTAERAEALIRDLAPHCPATVLEAVDWAARSDLLAGCGTLVNTTSLGLHGQPPLEIDLARADDRLVVSDIVYDPLETPVLTAARARGLVAVDGLGMLLHQAVPGFERWFGVRPVVDAALRRHVAADLIGAEAPC, encoded by the coding sequence ATGACTGAACCCCTGCATCCCGTCTGGATCAGCGGCGCCGCACGGCTGGCCGGCGTGATCGGACACCCCGTCACCCATTCGCGGTCGCCGCGCCTGCACGGCTTCTGGCTGGCACGCCACCGGATCGACGGCGCCTATCTGCCGCTGGCGATCCGGCCCGGGGATCTGGCCGAGACCCTGCCGGCCCTGCCCCGCATGGGCTTTCGCGGCGTCAATCTGACCCTGCCGCACAAGGAACTGGTGCTTCCGCTCTGCGACGAGGTCGAGCCGGTGGCCCGCGCGATCGGCGCGGTCAACACCCTGGTCTTCGGCGAAGACCACCGGATCACCGGCACCAATACCGACGCCTGGGGCTTCGGTGCCGCCCTGGCGGCCGGGGCGCCGGCACGCGATGCGACGGCACCGGCCCTGGTGCTGGGGGCGGGGGGTGCTGCGCGCGCCGTGGTCTATGCCCTGGCCGAGGCCGGTGCCGAGCGGATCCTGATCGCCAACCGCACGGCCGAAAGGGCTGAGGCCCTGATCCGCGATCTGGCGCCACATTGCCCGGCGACGGTGCTGGAGGCGGTGGACTGGGCGGCCAGATCGGATCTGCTGGCCGGGTGCGGCACGCTGGTCAACACCACCAGCCTGGGGCTGCACGGCCAGCCGCCGCTCGAGATCGATCTTGCGCGGGCGGATGACCGGCTGGTGGTGTCGGATATCGTCTACGACCCGCTGGAGACCCCGGTCCTGACGGCGGCCCGCGCCCGCGGGCTGGTCGCGGTCGACGGGCTGGGCATGCTGCTGCACCAGGCGGTGCCGGGCTTCGAGCGCTGGTTCGGGGTGCGGCCCGTGGTCGATGCGGCCCTGCGCCGGCATGTCGCCGCCGATCTGATCGGAGCGGAGGCCCCATGCTGA
- a CDS encoding Maf family protein has product MTPVPTRDDTAAAEPRLILASESAARAKLLAGAGLDFLALPARIDETAVKEAMAAEGAPAEDVAVMLAEMKARRISGRAGRVPVLGCDQMLVADGRWFDKPADRDGARATLEALSGRRHELISAAVVTIDGARVWHAIGRARLTMRPLSPAFIDQYLDRAGEAVLGSVGAYQLEGLGAQLFSKVEGDYFTILGLPLIELLDFLRLRGVIPS; this is encoded by the coding sequence ATGACCCCTGTGCCGACCCGTGACGACACCGCCGCCGCGGAACCGCGGCTGATTCTGGCCTCTGAAAGTGCCGCGCGCGCGAAGCTGCTGGCGGGTGCCGGGCTCGATTTCCTGGCCCTGCCCGCCCGCATCGACGAGACGGCGGTGAAGGAGGCGATGGCCGCCGAGGGTGCGCCGGCCGAGGATGTGGCGGTGATGCTGGCCGAGATGAAGGCCCGCCGGATCTCGGGCCGTGCCGGCCGGGTGCCGGTGCTGGGCTGCGACCAGATGCTGGTCGCCGACGGCCGCTGGTTCGACAAGCCCGCCGATCGCGACGGCGCCCGCGCGACGCTGGAGGCCCTGTCGGGCCGGCGTCACGAGCTGATCTCGGCCGCGGTGGTCACCATCGACGGCGCCCGGGTCTGGCATGCCATCGGCCGCGCCCGGCTGACCATGCGCCCGCTGTCCCCCGCCTTCATCGACCAGTATCTGGACCGGGCCGGAGAGGCGGTGCTGGGCTCGGTCGGCGCCTATCAGCTGGAGGGGCTGGGTGCGCAGCTGTTCTCGAAGGTCGAGGGCGACTATTTCACCATACTGGGCCTGCCGCTGATCGAGCTGCTGGACTTCCTGCGCCTGCGCGGCGTGATCCCGAGCTGA